Below is a window of Candidatus Palauibacter australiensis DNA.
CCGATCCCCGTCGGCCGCGGGACGAGCCTCGCCCTCACGATCCGGCGGGGGGCCGCGCACCCCCTGGCCGAACTCGGCCGCCGCCTGGAGGAGATGGGATTCGGCCGCACCCACACCGTCCGTGAAGTCGGGGACTATGCGATCCGCGGCGGGATCGTGGACCTGTTCCCGTTCGGGCATCCGGCGCCGCTGCGGATCGAACTCTGGGGCGACGAGGTGGAGTCGGTGCGCCGCTTCGACGCGCTCACCCAGCGTTCGACCGAGACCAGGGAGAGCGTGGAGGTCCTTCCGATCGCGCTGCGCGGCTCGGAAGCGCCGGGCGACGTGGAGCGGCGCGCCCTCCTCGAGACGCTTCCTCCGACGGCGCTCGCGCTGATCCTCGACCCGGAAGGAGGCGTCCGGGCCCGCCAGCGCCTGTGGGCCGAGGTCCGGGACGCGAGGAAGCGCGTCGGCGCCGGCGCGGAGCCGGCCGAGTGCCTCGTCCTCCCGCCTTCCGAGGCGGAGCAGCGGCTCGCCGCGTTCCGCCTCCTCGAATTCACGGAACCGGAGCAGGCGCCGCCGGCCGCGATTCGGCTTCCGGTCGAGCCTCCGCCTTCCATAGACCGCGACATGAAGCGGCTCGTGGCCGAGATCGGCACGGCGCGGGCCCGCGGCGAACGACTCGTCGTCTTCTGCGACAACGACGGTCAAGTCGAGCGGCTGGAGGAGATCCTCACCGAACGCGGAGGCGCGGCGCTCGCCCGCGAAGTCGCGCTCGCCATCGGATCGCTCAGCGGCGGGTTCAGGGTCGGCGTCCCCGGCACCCTGCTCGTCCTCACGGATCACGAGGTGTTCCGGCGCCGGTATCGCCGCCACCGCGTCCGGCTGCGCGGCGCCGCCACCATCGAATCCATCGCGGCCATCGAACCCGGCGACTACGTGGTTCACATGGAGCACGGGATCGGCCGCTACATGGGCCTGGAGCGCGTCGAAGTGCGCGGCGAGACGATCGAGACGATGGAGATCCGCTACGCCGACGGCGAAATCCTGCGACTCCCGCACTATCGGCTGGACCTCATCGAGCGGTGGAGCGCCGCGGGTTCCGACGCCCGGCCGCCCGCAGTCCACAAGCTGGGCCGGCGGAAGTGGAAACAGCTCCGGAACCGGACCGTCGCGGCGATCGAGGCCACGGCGGTCGAACTCCTCCAACTCTACGCGCGGCGCAAGATGTCGCCCGGACGCGCCTTCCCGGCCGAGACCGCCTGGCAGCGGGAGATGGAATCCGCCTTCCTCTACGATGAGACGCCGGATCAACTCAGCGCCTGGGAGGCCGTGCGGCGCGATCTCGAGGCGCCGGTCCCGATGGACCGCCTCGTGTGCGGGGACGTCGGCTTCGGGAAGACGGAGGTCGCGATCCGCGCGGCGTTCAAGGCCGTGCAGGACGGCGCGCAGGTCGCAGTCCTCGCCCCGACCACGATCCTCGCGGACCAGCACCTCGCCACCTTCCGCGAGCGCCTCGCGGGCTTCCCCCTGCACGTGGAGGGGTTGTCGCGCTTCCGCACCCCGCGTGAGCAGCGCGAGGTCATCGCGGGGCTCGAAGCCGGGACCGTCGACATCGTCATCGGCACGCACCGGCTCCTCTCGCGCGACGTCGGATTCCGCGACCTGGGCCTCCTCATCGTAGACGAGGAACAGCGATTCGGCGTCCGCCAGAAGGAGCGGCTCAAGGAGGTCCGCGAGACCGTGGATGTCCTCACCCTCACGGCGACCCCGATCCCCCGGACGCTTCACCTGGCGCTCGGCGGGCTGCGCGACCTCTCCACGATCCGCACGCCGCCGCGGAACCGCATGCCGATCATCACGCACGTGCTGTCCTGGGATGACGGGATCCTGGAGGAGGCCCTGCGGCGCGAGTTCGACCGCGGCGGCCAGGTGTTCTTCGTTCACGACCGCGTCGAGACGATCCACGCCGCCGCGAGCCGCGTGGAAAGGCTGATCCCCGAGGCGCGCGCCGCCATCGCGCACGGCCAGATGCCGGAGCGCGAACTCGAGGACGTCATGCACCGCTTCGTCCGCGGCGAGATCGACCTCCTCATCTGCACGTCCATTATCGAGAACGGGCTCGACGTCCCGTCCGCGAACACGATGATCGTGCACCGGGCCCACAACTTCGGCCTCGCCCAGCTCTACCAGTTGCGGGGGCGGGTCGGCCGCTCCCACCGGCGCGCCTACTGCTATCTCGTCGTCCCCTCCGATGTGGCCACGGATGCGGCCGAGCGGCTGCGCGTGCTCGAGCACCACACGGAACTGGGGTCCGGATACGAGGTGGCGCTCAAGGACCTCGAGTTGCGGGGGGCGGGGAACCTCCTGGGCGGCGAGCAGAGCGGCTTCGCCACCGCCGTGGGGATCGAGACGTGGCAGCGGCTCGTCGAGAGCACGCTTCGGCGATTGAGGGGAGAATCCTCGGACCCCACGCCGCGCGCCCGGGTCTCCGTGGATGGAGAATCGTTCCTCCCCGACGACTACGTCGCCGGGTCTCCGGTGAAGATGCATCTCTATCGCCGACTCTCGCGTCTCACGAAGTGGGAGGAGGTGAAGGCGTTCCGCGCGGAACTCGAGGATCGCTTCGGCCGCCTTCCGTCCCCCGCGGCGCGTCTCGTCGCGGCGGCGGAACTCCGGATTCTCGGGGCGGCGATCGGCGCGGACTGGATCCGGGCCTCCGACGACGATGCCCGAATCTCGTTCGAAGCGACGGCCTCGCCGCGGCTCAGGCTGCTCACGAATGCGCTCGCGGACCGGCAGTTGCACGTTGAAGTGCGGCGGCTGGAACCGTTATCGTTGGTCCTGCGCCGGGCGGGAACCGAGCCCCTCCTGCCGATGCTGGTGGAAGCCCTGGGCCTCTTGGCGGCGCCGGGGCGCACGGAGGCGAAGGAGACCAGAGTTCCGGCGGCCGCCGGAGGAGTCTAGCGTGATCGACATCAATCGTGGAATGAAAGCCTTCCGGGCCGGGGCCTGCCTGCTCGCCGCGGCGCTCGCCCTCAGCGCGCCGCTCGCCGCACTGCAGGAGAACGAACCGGCGGCGCCCGACACCGTGGAGGCGACCGGGTTCCCCTCCGGCGTGGAGACGCTGGACCGGATCGTGGCCGTGGTGGGCGACACCGCGATCCTCCTGTCCGATCTGCAGATCACGCTCTACCAGTTGCAGGGTGCCGGCGCCCGGATCCCGCCCGAGGGTTCGGAGCGCTGGAAAACCTTCGCCGACGACGTACTCGAGGCGATGATTGACGACCTCATTTACCTGCAGCAGGCGAGGAACGCGGGGGTCACGGTGCCCGAGGATCGCGTGACGCAGATGGCGGACGAGATTTTCGCGGAGAGGCGATCGCGGTTCTCCTCCGAGGACGAGATGATGCTGGCGGTGGAAGAGACGGGCATGAACATGCTCCAGTTCCGCCAGATGCTCCGCTCCCAGGCTCAGGCCGAGGGAATGCGCCAGGCCTATCGGTTCGAACTCGAGCAGCGCGACGACCTGCCGCCGGTCATCGTGAGCGAGGAAGAGGTCGAAGCCGCCTTCGAGGAGTTCGCGCAGAACCAGCCACCGCGCCCCGCGCTCGTCTCCTTCAACCGGCTCGTGGTCACGCCGAATCCGAGCGGCGCGGCCCGGGACAGCGTCCTGGCGCGCACGATCCGGGTGCAGAACGATTTCGCGAACGAGGAGGAGTTCTCGGTCCTCGCCCGCCGCCACTCCGACGACGACGGCACCAGGGAACAGGGCGGCGAGCTGGGCTGGATGAGCCGCGAACTGCTCGTGAAACCGTTCGGCGACGCCGCCTGGGGGGCACGCCCCGGCCAGACGGTGGGTCCGGTGCAGACGCAGTTCGGGCTCCACTTCATCAAGATCGAGCGCCAGCGGGGGGCGGAGCGCTATCTGCGTCACATCCTCCTGCGCCCCGATATCACGGAGGAAGACGTCGAGGAGGCCCGCACGCTCGCGATCCAGGTCGCGGACAGCCTGCGGGCCGGCGCCGACCCGGAACGGCTCGTGGTCGTGTTCCGCGGACGGGTGGCCGACGAGGCGATCCGCTTCGACGACGTCTCGCTCGCGAGCCTGGTCAGCCAGTTCACGGGCGGGGGCGCCGAATCCGGACTCACCGCCCCGACGCCCGGCACGGTGTACGGGCCGCTGCCGATAGAACGCGGCGGCCCGACCGAGTTCGGGCTCGTCCACGTCCTGTCGTTCCGTCCCGAAGGCCCGATCGAACTCAACGATGTGCGGGACCAGATCCGGCAGAGCCTCCGTACCCGCAAGCAGATCGACATCATCCTCCAAGAGGTGCGTTTCAACACGTACATCGATGTGAGATTCTGAGGAGGATGACCCACATGCCGCGCCTCGGGATCACGCTGGGGGATCCGCGCGGGATCGGGCCGGAGGTGACCGCGGCGGCGCTCTCCTCGTTCTCTGTCGCGGACGGGATCGAAGCGGTCCTCGTGGGGCCGCGGTCGCTCGGCGAGGTGGAGGACCGGCTGGATGCGGTGCCCCGGGAGACGGTGGGAGACTGGGACCCCGCGGGCGGCGAGAGGCTCGCGGGCCTGCTCTCGGCGAGGGCCATCGAACGAGCCGTCGCGATGGCGCGGACGGGGAAGATCGACGGGATCGTCACGGCTCCGATCAGCAAGGCCGCCCTGCGGGCCGCGGGGTACGCGCACCCGGGGCATACGGAGTTCCTCCAGGAGTTGGCCGGGGCGCGCGAGGTCACGATGATGATGTCCGCCGAGCGCACACCCCTCGGCGGATCCCTGCGCCTCGCGCTCCTCACCGCGCATCTTCCCCTGCGCGACGTACCCTCCGTGCTCGACACGGACCTCTTCGTGCGCAGATCCGGGATCGCGATCGAAGCCCTGCGCGCGTGGTGGGGGATCGAACGGCCCCGCCTCGCCTTCGCGGGGCTCAATCCGCACGCGGGCGAAGGGGGACTGTTCGGCGACGAGGAGATCGAGGTGTTCGCGCCGGCGCTCGCCCGGCTCGCCGCCGACCCCGCGCTGGACATCCTCGGCGTCTTCCCCGGGGACACCGTCTTCCTGAAGGCGCTCTCCGGAGAGGCGGACCTCGTCGTGACGCCCTACCACGACGTGGGCCTCGCGGTGCTGAAGACGATCGCGATGAACGAGGGCGTGAACGTGACGGCCGGGCTTCCCTTCCCGCGCACGTCGCCGGATCACGGCACGGCGATGGACATCGCGGGCCGCGGGGTCGCGGATCCGGGCGCGATGCGGGCCGCGATCGACCTCTGCGCCCGCTTCTGCGCGGCGCGGGCCGTCGCGACATGATCTCGCTGAGGGAGGTCTCGAAAGCCTACCCGCGCTCGGGAGACGCGCTGCGGGGGGTTTCGTTCCGTCTCCGGAAGGGGGAGTTCGCCTTCCTCACGGGACCGTCGGGGGCCGGCAAGTCGACGGTGCTCGAACTGATCCACTTTCAGATCCGGCCGAGCGAAGGCGAGGTTCAGGTCTCGCGCTACAATTCGAGACGGGTCCGCCGCCGGGACATCCCGGCGCTGCGGCGACGGGTGGGGTTCGTGT
It encodes the following:
- the mfd gene encoding transcription-repair coupling factor, which produces MRAAGIPEALPRRGARAFLHPLPGAGSAALALALDDLAVGAPIVLVAETPERAEALFEDLRTLGAGGARCYPQREALPYEDADPHIEIEAQRVDAMGALLGGRCRILTTTARALAERAPIPVGRGTSLALTIRRGAAHPLAELGRRLEEMGFGRTHTVREVGDYAIRGGIVDLFPFGHPAPLRIELWGDEVESVRRFDALTQRSTETRESVEVLPIALRGSEAPGDVERRALLETLPPTALALILDPEGGVRARQRLWAEVRDARKRVGAGAEPAECLVLPPSEAEQRLAAFRLLEFTEPEQAPPAAIRLPVEPPPSIDRDMKRLVAEIGTARARGERLVVFCDNDGQVERLEEILTERGGAALAREVALAIGSLSGGFRVGVPGTLLVLTDHEVFRRRYRRHRVRLRGAATIESIAAIEPGDYVVHMEHGIGRYMGLERVEVRGETIETMEIRYADGEILRLPHYRLDLIERWSAAGSDARPPAVHKLGRRKWKQLRNRTVAAIEATAVELLQLYARRKMSPGRAFPAETAWQREMESAFLYDETPDQLSAWEAVRRDLEAPVPMDRLVCGDVGFGKTEVAIRAAFKAVQDGAQVAVLAPTTILADQHLATFRERLAGFPLHVEGLSRFRTPREQREVIAGLEAGTVDIVIGTHRLLSRDVGFRDLGLLIVDEEQRFGVRQKERLKEVRETVDVLTLTATPIPRTLHLALGGLRDLSTIRTPPRNRMPIITHVLSWDDGILEEALRREFDRGGQVFFVHDRVETIHAAASRVERLIPEARAAIAHGQMPERELEDVMHRFVRGEIDLLICTSIIENGLDVPSANTMIVHRAHNFGLAQLYQLRGRVGRSHRRAYCYLVVPSDVATDAAERLRVLEHHTELGSGYEVALKDLELRGAGNLLGGEQSGFATAVGIETWQRLVESTLRRLRGESSDPTPRARVSVDGESFLPDDYVAGSPVKMHLYRRLSRLTKWEEVKAFRAELEDRFGRLPSPAARLVAAAELRILGAAIGADWIRASDDDARISFEATASPRLRLLTNALADRQLHVEVRRLEPLSLVLRRAGTEPLLPMLVEALGLLAAPGRTEAKETRVPAAAGGV
- a CDS encoding peptidylprolyl isomerase; the encoded protein is MIDINRGMKAFRAGACLLAAALALSAPLAALQENEPAAPDTVEATGFPSGVETLDRIVAVVGDTAILLSDLQITLYQLQGAGARIPPEGSERWKTFADDVLEAMIDDLIYLQQARNAGVTVPEDRVTQMADEIFAERRSRFSSEDEMMLAVEETGMNMLQFRQMLRSQAQAEGMRQAYRFELEQRDDLPPVIVSEEEVEAAFEEFAQNQPPRPALVSFNRLVVTPNPSGAARDSVLARTIRVQNDFANEEEFSVLARRHSDDDGTREQGGELGWMSRELLVKPFGDAAWGARPGQTVGPVQTQFGLHFIKIERQRGAERYLRHILLRPDITEEDVEEARTLAIQVADSLRAGADPERLVVVFRGRVADEAIRFDDVSLASLVSQFTGGGAESGLTAPTPGTVYGPLPIERGGPTEFGLVHVLSFRPEGPIELNDVRDQIRQSLRTRKQIDIILQEVRFNTYIDVRF
- a CDS encoding 4-hydroxythreonine-4-phosphate dehydrogenase PdxA; translation: MTHMPRLGITLGDPRGIGPEVTAAALSSFSVADGIEAVLVGPRSLGEVEDRLDAVPRETVGDWDPAGGERLAGLLSARAIERAVAMARTGKIDGIVTAPISKAALRAAGYAHPGHTEFLQELAGAREVTMMMSAERTPLGGSLRLALLTAHLPLRDVPSVLDTDLFVRRSGIAIEALRAWWGIERPRLAFAGLNPHAGEGGLFGDEEIEVFAPALARLAADPALDILGVFPGDTVFLKALSGEADLVVTPYHDVGLAVLKTIAMNEGVNVTAGLPFPRTSPDHGTAMDIAGRGVADPGAMRAAIDLCARFCAARAVAT